The genomic stretch CTCCTCTGGCGAGGGCTGGGGTGCTTTCGGGGTTCAGGTAAACGGTTCCGGTGGGGCTGCCAATAGCCGTTCTTGCCCCTTTGAGCAAAACGATCGCCCCGGTTTGTTGACTCGCTTCGCGAACCGCTTTTATCCGGTCAATATTAGGGTCAATATTAGGGAAGAGGCGCTTAAATTCTCCTGTATGGGGCGTGAGAATTGTGGGAGCTGATCGTTGGTTCAGTTGGGACATACCGAGACTCGCAAGGATATTGAGTCCATCTGCATCGAGGATCGCAGGGATGGGAAGATTGAGGAGAGTGGGAATAATGGGTTCAGCCGATCGCGTGATTCCTGGGCCGCAGGCGATCGCCTGATACTTCTGGTAGTTTAGAGTATCGGGGAGTTCTGCGATCGCGCCCGTCTCGGTTTCTGGACAAGGAATAATCAATGCTTCCGGTAACTGGGCAACCAACAGGGGTTTTAAGCGGTGGGGAACGGCAATCGAAAGCATCCCCACCCCAGAAGCGCGGGCCCCTAAACCGGCTAAAATGGCACTGCCTGCATATTCCTCTGAACCGCACACCAGCAACAGATGACCGGCTTTGTATTTATGGGAAAGGAGAGGACGGGGAAGGGGAAGACCGGCGATCGCACGTTCTTTGGTAATCCGATAACATCGAGAAGACTGACCTAAAATCGCGTCAATATCAGCGAACGGAATACCAAAATCAATCCATTCCACCGTTCCTAAATACTCGACTGCTGAATCTTGGAAACAAGCCGCTTTCCACAGTCCCAAACAGAACGTATAATCAGCACGAATAGCACAGCCGAGAACTTGTCCCGTATCTGTATGGATACCAGACGGCAAATCAATGCTACAAATCAATATTTGGGATTGATTAATGCGATCGATCTGCTCTGCCAACTCTCCGGAAATAGAGCGCTCTAACCCAAATCCAAACAAGCCATCAATCAGAATCTTGCAACTGTCGAGCAATTCCTCTAAACTCACCCAAGGAATGCCCAAACTTTTTCCATACTGGGC from Roseofilum reptotaenium CS-1145 encodes the following:
- a CDS encoding NAD(P)H-hydrate dehydratase is translated as MTHCRNQIAQIVVTAAEMRAIENRLFAAGMPVAALMEKVAGLLARRMIDQWEALGLAPAKIGVLVGPGHNGGDALVIARELYLQGYSVVVTQPLAKLKELTEAHAQYGKSLGIPWVSLEELLDSCKILIDGLFGFGLERSISGELAEQIDRINQSQILICSIDLPSGIHTDTGQVLGCAIRADYTFCLGLWKAACFQDSAVEYLGTVEWIDFGIPFADIDAILGQSSRCYRITKERAIAGLPLPRPLLSHKYKAGHLLLVCGSEEYAGSAILAGLGARASGVGMLSIAVPHRLKPLLVAQLPEALIIPCPETETGAIAELPDTLNYQKYQAIACGPGITRSAEPIIPTLLNLPIPAILDADGLNILASLGMSQLNQRSAPTILTPHTGEFKRLFPNIDPNIDRIKAVREASQQTGAIVLLKGARTAIGSPTGTVYLNPESTPALARGGSGDVLTGLLGGLVAQLPQAPEMATQTATWWHAQAGILAAQQRTALGVDAFHLTEYLSQIPLR